Genomic window (Verrucomicrobiia bacterium):
ACTTCGGGCAAGCCAAGGGCCTTGGACAGATAGGCGCTCATATTCGCGCCGCTCAGGGTGACTGGATGGGATTCACCTTTGATGATAAAAGTCACTTTCCTTCGGAGACAATCGGCCAATTGGTTTTGTTGTGCGCTGGTCAGCCCGACTCGTTGCTCGGAGAGAGGGTGTTCGCGCTCGGGCAGGTCCACAACATCACCAAACTGCAAGCCGGTGTCCTTTGTGCAGTCCAGGTTCACGCCGTCGGTCAGCAGGTCGATGGTGATTTCCTTTCGCTCGGCGAGTTTGCCGGGGACGGGGCGTAAGACTTCGACCTTGGAAAAATCTGGGAACGGCAAGCTTCCCAATGCACCAGTCGGAAACGGCAGACCCGAGTCGGAATAGAAACGAGCGATGACCTCCAGCAAAGAGAAATGATTGAGGGAATTTGTATCACGTTCCAATATAGGAACGGGTTGGAAGGAGTCCTTGCGGCCAATCCGGACAGAAGAGAAATCAGGCAAGTTTGCGACCCCGCCGTGTTTGCGCAGCAGTTCGACAATCGCCGGGTCTGCGCGATACTCCAACGCCAATTCAAGGGGTGTCTTGCCCTCCTTACTAACCGAGTTGACATCGGCGCCATTGGCCAGGAGCAGTTCAGCAAGACCGGCCATTTCAGTGCTTTCGCTACTCGCCGGGGCTTCCCCACCGCCAGGCTGGATTGTCCCGAAATTAGAACTTGCAGGGCGGGAAGGAATAGTCAATGGGGAGACCGCGCGCGGTTCGGGCCGGGCATTCCAGCGCACACCGCTGGCAACATAATCCAGAGCCGTCCATCCGGCGCTTTCTTGTTTTGCGTTCACATCGGCTTTGTGGGCCAGAAGAAGTTCGAGGCAAGGCTTATCATGCACCCAAACGGCCACGATTAATGGAGTCCGGCCCTGTGGGTCGCGAGCCTCAGTTTGAGCGCCGTGTTCGAGCAGCGACTGCACCATCGAGAGGCGCGCGGCGGCGTCCGCAGCGTAGATAGCATTAATGATGGGGGCGGTGCCCGAAGCGTCCTTGAGGTTCGGATCGGCTTTTGCCTCTAAAAGCAGATCGACCGTATTGGTATGTTCTGCGTATGTGGCCAGCAGCAAAGGTGTGTAGCGTATTTCCCTTACGTTCAAATTACCGGAGGAATTGGGCCACTTTTTTTGCAGGTCATCGTCGAAAGTTGCGTTTGGATCAGCCGCGTGTTTCAAGAGCAACTCAACCATTTCCTCCTGATCAAAGCCCACGGCGTAGTCCAATGCCGTCCAATCCCGAAAAGCCTCGTTGGGGTTTTTGGCGTTTATGTCAGCCCCGTTGGCCAGAAGGAGCTTGGCCAATTGGATATTGCCTTGGCCGGCAGCGAAATCCAGGGGCGTCTTGCCGTCCCGGGCTATAGCGTTGACATTTGCTTTATTGGTGACGAGCAGTTCTGCCAATGACAGGTCGCCGCGTTGGGCTGCGATGTCCAATGCAGTTCCGCTAAATACTGTCCTGTCGGCGGAATCGCGCACATCGGATGTGTTGGCGTTGATGTCCGCCCCATGGGCGATCAGTAATTCGGCCAGGGATTTGAAGCCATTTGCGGCCGCCACGTGCAAGGGGGTCGATCCAGTGCCCGTCCTTGCGTTGATATCAGCCCCCGCAGCCAACAGGACTTCGGCCACACTGCGAAAGCCCTTGCCCGCAGCCAGGTGTAATGGAGTCGTTCCGCCGGAATCGGTGGCGTTAACGTTCGCGTGACGGCTGAGCAGCAGGTCAACCACGGCCTTGTGCCCGGCCGAAGCGGCCAAATGCAGAGGCGTCCGGCCGCCAAACCGGGGGGGTTCCTTTGCTTCCACATCGGCGCCATTGTCCAGAAGGAAGGTGGCGACGGTGAGTTGGCCGGTCTGGGCTGCCTTGTGCAGCGGGGTCTGTCCGGTGCCAAAATCCTTGGCATTAATCAGGTCCGGGCTGTCCTTGATCATCGCCTGGATGCGCCTGACCTCTTCGCTCTCCGCCAGCGTAGAGGCCCGTTGCCGGTCGGCAGCTTGCATCTGTTCAAAGGTAGCGGCGGGCTGGGCGGCCTGTCCCAAAACAGCCAGTTGTTTGCGGCTCAAGTCTGCCAGCGTGGGCTGGTCTGCGAATTCCTGGATGATGCGGTTGTACTGCGCATTGGCTGCGTTGGTATTGCCTTGTTTGCGGTAGCATTCACCCAGGCGGAAGACAGCGGTGGCGGCGAGCTTGCGCTCGGCGTCGAATTGCGACACCACCGCTTGATAGTCTCTGGCGGCGGCATTGAGGTCATGATTAGCCTCTTCTTCGAATAACCCTTTCTGGAGCAAGCCGGCCAGATCATTAGTGGCGGCGCCGGCCAATGTGGCGCCTGCCAGAAGAATTCTCCCAATTGAAATCCATCTCTTGATCATAAATTCCTGCCCTCAATCTGGCATAAGCCCGCCCGCTGAATTGTCATTGTTTTGTAATTTCCATGTCGAGCTTGTAGCCCACCCCATGAACGGTTTTGATCCAGCGCGGCTGCTCGGGGTTGGCCTCGATTTGGCTACGCAACGCGGCGATGTGGTTATCCACCGTGCGCGTGGTTGGGAAAGCCGTATAGCCCCAGACAAGGTCCAGGAACCGCTCGCGCGAGACCGGTTCGCCGGGTGTTTCAGCCATCAACCGCAGCATGGCAAATTCTTTGGCCGTCAGGTGAACGGGCTTGCGTCCCCGCCGCGCGGTTTGGCGGACCAGGTCTATCTGGACATCGCCCAGGTTGAGCGTGGCTGGGGCTTGGGCCGGACGCCGGGCGCGCCGGAGCAGGGCCCGGACGCGCGCCAGCAGTTCATCGGTGCTGAAGGGTTTGACCAGATAATCATCGGCCCCGACATCGAGGCCCATGACGCGGTCTTCGACCTGGCCTTTGGCGGTAAGCATGAGGATAGGAACGGGATTGGCGAGGCGCCGCAACTCGGCGCAAACGGCGTAGCCGTCGAGCCGGGGCATCATGATATCGAGCAGGAGCAGATCAGGCTTTTCGGCCACGGCTCGCTGGAGACCCATTTCGCCATCGGCAGCCGTGAGCACGCGATAGCCGGCGTTTTGCAGCACGTCTTCAAGGGCCGTGCGCATCGGCAGCTCATCTTCGACGACTAATATCCGTTCCATATCGGCAATTCGATTGTAAAGCGGCTTCCCTGGCCCGGCGCGCTGCGCACCAGGACCTGGCCGCCGTGGGCCTCGACGATGTGTTTGACAATGCTTAAGCCGATGCCGACCCCCTGCGTTTCGCGCCGCAGTTCCGAGCCGCACCGGTAAAAGCGCTCGAAGATTCTCCCGTGCTCGGCGGCGGGGATGCCTTCGCCGTCATCTTCGACCCAAATGGAAATGGTAGAGACCGGGGTCCGAACGGCGGGATCGCTGGGGCGAGCGATTGGCTCCTGGCTTTGGGGTGCGGCTTGTTCCATGCCCACGCGGACGTTGCCTTCTTTCGGGGAATGTTTGAGGGCGTTATCGATTAAATTGACCAGCGCCTGCTGGATAGCCTTGCCGTCCAACGCCGGAGGCGGAGAGCCGGGCGTTGGCTCGACAGGCTGCGGCAGGCTCAGGCTCAAATGCACTTGCTTTTCTGCGGCGTAGGTTTCCATCAGCCGAACGGTTTGCTCGACTAGGGCGGCCACATTGGTCGGTTCGAACTCATATTGCTTGCGCCCCTGCTCGATGCGAGAGAAATCCAGGACGTTCTCGACCAGGGCAGAGAGCCGGCGGCATTCCTGGGCGATG
Coding sequences:
- a CDS encoding ankyrin repeat domain-containing protein, with protein sequence MIKRWISIGRILLAGATLAGAATNDLAGLLQKGLFEEEANHDLNAAARDYQAVVSQFDAERKLAATAVFRLGECYRKQGNTNAANAQYNRIIQEFADQPTLADLSRKQLAVLGQAAQPAATFEQMQAADRQRASTLAESEEVRRIQAMIKDSPDLINAKDFGTGQTPLHKAAQTGQLTVATFLLDNGADVEAKEPPRFGGRTPLHLAASAGHKAVVDLLLSRHANVNATDSGGTTPLHLAAGKGFRSVAEVLLAAGADINARTGTGSTPLHVAAANGFKSLAELLIAHGADINANTSDVRDSADRTVFSGTALDIAAQRGDLSLAELLVTNKANVNAIARDGKTPLDFAAGQGNIQLAKLLLANGADINAKNPNEAFRDWTALDYAVGFDQEEMVELLLKHAADPNATFDDDLQKKWPNSSGNLNVREIRYTPLLLATYAEHTNTVDLLLEAKADPNLKDASGTAPIINAIYAADAAARLSMVQSLLEHGAQTEARDPQGRTPLIVAVWVHDKPCLELLLAHKADVNAKQESAGWTALDYVASGVRWNARPEPRAVSPLTIPSRPASSNFGTIQPGGGEAPASSESTEMAGLAELLLANGADVNSVSKEGKTPLELALEYRADPAIVELLRKHGGVANLPDFSSVRIGRKDSFQPVPILERDTNSLNHFSLLEVIARFYSDSGLPFPTGALGSLPFPDFSKVEVLRPVPGKLAERKEITIDLLTDGVNLDCTKDTGLQFGDVVDLPEREHPLSEQRVGLTSAQQNQLADCLRRKVTFIIKGESHPVTLSGANMSAYLSKALGLPEVQNLLRSSSDLSQVHVKRTEHNGQVKNLTEDVRPFWNGKQPLRNDIWLRNGDTVEVPSQ
- a CDS encoding response regulator transcription factor, with protein sequence MERILVVEDELPMRTALEDVLQNAGYRVLTAADGEMGLQRAVAEKPDLLLLDIMMPRLDGYAVCAELRRLANPVPILMLTAKGQVEDRVMGLDVGADDYLVKPFSTDELLARVRALLRRARRPAQAPATLNLGDVQIDLVRQTARRGRKPVHLTAKEFAMLRLMAETPGEPVSRERFLDLVWGYTAFPTTRTVDNHIAALRSQIEANPEQPRWIKTVHGVGYKLDMEITKQ